One genomic region from Pseudoduganella dura encodes:
- a CDS encoding META domain-containing protein, producing MNTASKSTTSAAAARFLAGTAATALLLSGCASAPVPGEAASQPPLAGTAWQLVSYRAGDAAAAELRPSRPDQYQLQFGADGRLSARIDCNRGSGTWSADGPAGGLALSPLGTTKMLCPPGPLAGRLPADIEAVRSYRIVDGRLHLVLAGGAGVYTWERAQP from the coding sequence ATGAACACTGCAAGCAAATCCACCACATCGGCCGCCGCTGCACGATTCCTGGCGGGCACCGCGGCCACGGCGCTCCTGTTGTCCGGCTGCGCTTCCGCGCCGGTTCCGGGGGAGGCCGCGAGCCAGCCGCCACTGGCCGGCACGGCCTGGCAGCTCGTATCGTACCGGGCGGGCGACGCCGCCGCCGCCGAACTCCGGCCATCCCGGCCCGATCAGTACCAGCTGCAGTTCGGTGCGGATGGCCGGCTGTCCGCGCGCATCGACTGCAACCGGGGTTCCGGCACCTGGAGCGCCGACGGTCCGGCCGGCGGTCTGGCACTGAGTCCGCTGGGCACCACGAAAATGCTGTGTCCACCGGGCCCGCTTGCGGGCCGGCTGCCTGCCGATATCGAAGCAGTGCGCAGCTACCGCATCGTCGACGGGCGGCTGCACCTGGTGCTGGCCGGCGGTGCCGGCGTCTACACCTGGGAACGCGCCCAGCCCTGA